A single region of the Bacteroidota bacterium genome encodes:
- a CDS encoding HAMP domain-containing protein, which translates to MINDRELLRILTEVKNGNFSVRLPIDQTGLSGKICDTLNEIISLNEKMMDEFTYAGNTIGKQGKLTQRIQLPAAKGSWTKGIESLNTLISDLVHPTIEIAHVISSVAKGNLSQEMPQEIGGHTLQGEFARIAKEVNDMVKQLNLFSMEVTRVAREVGSEGKLGGQAKVKGVAGVWKDLTDSVNQMGSNLTAQVRNIAEVTTAVAKGDLSKKITVDVKGEILELKNTINTMVDQLNSFSSEVTRVALEVGTEGKLGGQAQVKGVAGTWKDLTDSVNQMASNLTGQVRNIAEVTTAVAKGDLSRQITVDVKGEILELKNTINTMVDQLNSFSSEVTRVAREVGSEGKLGGQAKVKGVGGVWKDLTDSVNQMGSNLTAQVRNIAEVTTAVAKGDLSRKITVDVKGEILELKNTINTMVDQLNSFSSEVTRVALEVGTEGKLGGQAHVKGVAGTWKDLTDSVNGMASNLTGQVRNIAEVTTAVAKGDLSRKITVDVKGEILELKNTINTMVDQLNSFGSEVTRVAREVGSEGKLGGQADVPGVAGTWKDLTDSVNKMASNLTGQVRNIAEVTTAVARGDLSRKITVDVQGEILELKITINTMVDQLNSFGSEVTRVAREVGSEGKLGGQATVEGVGGVWKDLTDSVNQMGSNLTSQVRNIAEVTTAVAKGDLSRKITVDVRGEILELKNTINTMVDQLNAFGSEVTRVAREVGSEGKLGGQADVPGVAGTWKDLTDSVNKMASNLTSQVRNIAEVTTAVANGDLSRKITVDVQGEILELKNTINTMVDQLRGFASEVTRVAREVGTDGKLGGQANVPGVAGTWKDLTDSVNQMAGNLTDQVRNIAEVAIAVAKGDMSKKITVDVRGEILQLKETLNTMVDQLRAFASEVTKVAREVGTDGKLGGYAFVPGVAGTWKDLTDGVNQMTSNLTAQVRNIAEVTKAVAGGDLSKTVTIDVKGEILDLKNTINTMVEQLNSFAFEVTRVAREVGTEGKLGGQAEVKGVAGTWKDLTDSVNMMASNLTSQVRGIAKVVTSVATGNLRQKLSINAKGEVAQLTDTINEMIETLAVFADQVTNVAREVGVEGKLGGQASVPGASGIWKNLTENVNQLAQNLTTQVRAISDVASAVTKGDLTRNIRVDAKGEVEALKDTINQMITNLRETTLINQDQDWLKSNLAKFGQMLQGQRELETVTQRILSELAQVVHAHYGAFYLLKQDEDLQSVRLKLFAAYAYKAEKNIAKEFAIGEGLVGQCALEKERIILSKVPSDYIKINSALGKAKPANLIVLPVLFENNVKAVIELASLDAFSETHLDFLSQMTESIGIVLNTIETNSRTEELLTQSQSLAGELKIQQEELRRTNDELQDKALLLVKQKNEVEAKNKEVEEARLSLEEKAEQLTLTSKYKSEFLANMSHELRTPLNSLLILAQQLYENAEGNLNDKQVRYAKTIHSCGDDLIQLINDILDLSKIESGFITTNFSAVRFNDIAGFVETTFKPIAEAKHLGFNIDIDGNLPDIMETDLQRLNQILKNLLSNSFKFTEKGGVKLKIYEAKKSWKPGIQALDTAKQVVAFAISDTGIGIPQEKQNIIFEAFQQAEGSTSRKYGGTGLGLSISRGLTELLGGTIELESTSGQGSIFTLYLPVENTTGAALNESTLNTFQQLQQLSNGNGDIDNLLNSIRITSEGIESKGLVNEMINDAGDDRNNIQPHDKVVLIVEDDLRFGKILVEKARQEKLKAIVAVSYIEVFDFVNRFSPIAITLDVKLPDTSGWRVLDLLRNDLSYRHIPIHLISGEENRILALKRGARSFQLKPIENDSLNELFDDIIKFNEKEVKQLLVVEDNQLESSQIAKILRGENILVTIVSSAKKALSTIKKQSFDCIILDYTLPDMSGADLVKQVYDIKEKNTPIIVYSAKDFNKAEVNMLNQNSNTVLLKGVNSLEHLLEETVLHLHINHKNLAAEKRKVIENIRMKEDILTGKNILVVDDDVRNLFALTTVFERFNINVITAESGKEAINILNENPAINMVLMDIMMPEMDGYETTQKIRREHKNTSLPIIAVTAKAMKGDRQKCIEAGASDYITKPLKIDQLLSLMRVWFYK; encoded by the coding sequence AGAATTGCCAAAGAGGTAAATGACATGGTAAAACAGTTAAACTTATTCTCGATGGAGGTAACGCGTGTGGCAAGGGAAGTAGGTTCGGAAGGAAAACTCGGAGGACAGGCAAAAGTAAAAGGGGTTGCGGGTGTATGGAAAGATTTAACAGACTCGGTAAACCAAATGGGAAGTAACCTTACTGCACAAGTAAGGAATATTGCGGAGGTAACAACAGCGGTAGCGAAAGGCGATTTATCTAAAAAAATTACGGTGGATGTAAAAGGAGAAATCCTTGAACTAAAAAATACCATCAATACGATGGTGGATCAGCTGAACTCTTTTTCTTCGGAGGTAACACGTGTGGCGTTGGAAGTAGGAACAGAAGGAAAACTAGGTGGGCAAGCACAAGTAAAAGGAGTTGCGGGAACTTGGAAGGATTTAACAGATTCGGTAAACCAAATGGCTTCGAACTTAACGGGTCAGGTAAGGAATATTGCGGAGGTAACAACGGCTGTGGCCAAAGGCGATTTATCACGACAAATTACGGTGGATGTAAAAGGAGAAATCCTTGAGTTAAAAAACACAATTAACACGATGGTGGATCAGCTGAATTCATTCTCTTCAGAGGTAACACGTGTGGCAAGGGAAGTAGGTTCGGAAGGAAAACTCGGAGGGCAGGCAAAAGTAAAAGGTGTGGGTGGGGTATGGAAAGACTTAACAGATTCAGTAAACCAAATGGGAAGTAACCTTACTGCACAGGTAAGGAATATTGCAGAGGTAACAACAGCCGTAGCGAAGGGTGACTTATCGCGTAAAATAACGGTGGATGTAAAAGGAGAAATTTTAGAGTTGAAAAACACCATTAATACGATGGTGGATCAGTTGAACTCATTTTCATCGGAGGTAACACGTGTGGCGCTGGAGGTAGGAACAGAAGGAAAACTCGGAGGGCAGGCACATGTAAAAGGTGTTGCGGGAACATGGAAAGATTTAACAGACAGTGTGAATGGTATGGCCTCGAACTTAACGGGCCAGGTAAGGAATATTGCGGAAGTAACAACGGCCGTAGCGAAAGGAGATTTGTCGCGTAAAATTACAGTGGATGTAAAAGGAGAAATCCTTGAGTTAAAAAATACGATTAACACGATGGTGGATCAGTTGAACTCATTTGGTTCAGAGGTAACGCGTGTGGCACGTGAGGTAGGTTCGGAAGGGAAATTGGGTGGACAAGCAGATGTACCAGGTGTTGCCGGAACATGGAAAGATTTAACGGATTCAGTAAATAAAATGGCTTCCAATTTAACGGGCCAGGTAAGGAACATTGCAGAGGTAACAACAGCCGTAGCGAGGGGTGACTTATCGCGTAAAATTACAGTGGATGTTCAGGGCGAAATTTTGGAGTTGAAAATTACCATTAATACCATGGTGGATCAGTTGAACTCATTTGGTTCGGAGGTAACACGTGTGGCACGTGAGGTAGGTTCAGAAGGAAAATTAGGTGGACAGGCTACGGTGGAAGGAGTTGGTGGTGTATGGAAAGATTTAACAGACTCTGTAAACCAAATGGGAAGTAACTTAACTTCTCAGGTAAGGAATATTGCCGAAGTAACAACTGCTGTGGCAAAAGGAGATTTATCGCGTAAAATTACGGTGGATGTTCGCGGGGAAATTTTGGAGTTGAAAAATACCATCAACACAATGGTGGATCAGTTAAATGCATTTGGTTCGGAGGTAACGCGTGTGGCACGTGAGGTAGGTTCGGAAGGAAAGTTAGGTGGGCAGGCAGACGTACCGGGTGTAGCAGGAACCTGGAAAGATTTAACGGACTCCGTAAATAAAATGGCATCCAATCTTACCTCACAGGTAAGGAATATTGCAGAGGTAACAACAGCTGTGGCAAACGGAGATTTGTCGCGTAAAATTACGGTGGATGTTCAGGGCGAAATTTTGGAGTTGAAAAACACCATTAACACCATGGTGGATCAGCTTCGTGGTTTTGCATCAGAAGTAACGCGTGTTGCTCGTGAGGTAGGAACAGATGGAAAACTGGGAGGACAAGCAAACGTGCCAGGAGTAGCAGGAACCTGGAAAGATTTAACGGATTCGGTAAACCAAATGGCGGGTAACCTTACCGATCAGGTGAGGAATATTGCCGAGGTGGCCATTGCGGTGGCGAAAGGTGATATGTCGAAAAAAATTACAGTGGATGTACGCGGAGAAATTCTCCAGTTAAAAGAAACACTGAATACCATGGTGGATCAGTTGCGGGCATTTGCATCAGAGGTAACCAAGGTGGCCCGAGAGGTAGGAACAGATGGTAAGTTAGGAGGATATGCATTTGTACCGGGAGTAGCAGGAACCTGGAAAGATTTAACGGATGGTGTAAACCAAATGACAAGTAATCTTACTGCACAGGTAAGGAATATTGCAGAGGTAACAAAAGCGGTAGCGGGAGGTGACCTTTCAAAAACGGTAACCATTGACGTAAAAGGAGAAATCCTGGATTTGAAAAACACGATTAACACGATGGTGGAGCAGTTAAACTCTTTTGCTTTCGAGGTAACGCGTGTAGCTCGTGAGGTGGGTACAGAAGGAAAATTAGGGGGTCAGGCAGAAGTAAAAGGAGTAGCGGGAACGTGGAAAGATTTAACGGATTCCGTGAACATGATGGCTTCCAATTTAACATCGCAGGTACGTGGTATTGCAAAAGTAGTAACCTCAGTGGCAACCGGAAATCTTCGCCAAAAATTATCGATTAACGCAAAAGGGGAGGTTGCGCAATTAACGGATACAATCAATGAAATGATTGAAACACTTGCGGTATTTGCCGATCAGGTAACAAACGTGGCGCGTGAGGTGGGTGTAGAAGGAAAACTGGGAGGACAAGCAAGTGTGCCGGGTGCTTCGGGCATCTGGAAAAACTTAACAGAAAACGTAAATCAGTTAGCACAAAATTTAACAACGCAGGTACGTGCCATTTCGGATGTGGCATCGGCTGTAACCAAAGGAGATTTAACACGAAACATTAGGGTGGATGCAAAAGGTGAGGTGGAGGCTTTGAAGGATACCATCAACCAGATGATTACCAACTTACGTGAAACCACATTGATTAATCAGGATCAGGATTGGTTGAAATCCAATTTGGCGAAATTTGGTCAGATGTTACAAGGGCAACGTGAGTTGGAAACCGTAACACAAAGGATTCTTTCAGAATTAGCCCAGGTTGTACATGCACATTATGGCGCGTTTTATTTGTTGAAACAAGATGAAGATTTGCAAAGTGTAAGGCTAAAATTATTTGCAGCTTATGCATATAAAGCAGAGAAAAACATTGCCAAAGAATTTGCCATTGGTGAAGGATTAGTTGGTCAGTGTGCTTTGGAAAAAGAACGGATTATTCTTTCAAAAGTTCCTTCTGATTACATCAAAATAAACTCGGCACTGGGTAAAGCAAAACCGGCTAATCTTATTGTGCTTCCGGTATTATTTGAGAACAACGTGAAAGCGGTAATTGAGTTAGCTTCACTGGATGCATTCAGTGAAACACATTTGGACTTTTTAAGTCAGATGACGGAAAGTATCGGGATTGTATTGAACACCATTGAAACCAATTCGCGTACAGAGGAATTGCTTACACAATCACAATCATTGGCAGGGGAGTTAAAAATTCAGCAAGAAGAGTTACGCAGAACAAACGATGAGTTACAAGACAAAGCACTACTCCTTGTTAAACAAAAAAATGAGGTGGAGGCTAAAAACAAAGAGGTAGAAGAAGCAAGGCTTTCATTGGAAGAGAAAGCAGAACAGCTTACATTAACATCTAAATACAAATCAGAGTTCTTGGCAAACATGTCACATGAGTTGCGTACCCCTCTTAACAGTTTGCTCATTCTTGCACAGCAGTTGTACGAAAATGCTGAAGGTAACTTGAATGATAAACAGGTACGCTATGCCAAAACCATTCACTCTTGTGGTGACGATTTAATTCAATTGATTAACGATATTCTCGATTTATCTAAAATCGAATCAGGATTTATCACCACCAATTTCTCTGCTGTTCGCTTTAACGATATTGCCGGATTTGTGGAAACAACCTTTAAGCCTATTGCAGAGGCCAAGCATTTAGGATTTAATATAGACATAGATGGAAACCTTCCAGACATTATGGAAACGGATTTACAGCGCTTGAATCAGATTTTGAAGAACCTATTGTCGAACTCTTTTAAATTTACAGAAAAAGGTGGCGTCAAACTAAAAATATACGAAGCGAAAAAATCATGGAAACCCGGAATACAAGCACTAGATACTGCCAAACAGGTAGTAGCATTTGCCATTAGCGATACCGGAATTGGTATTCCGCAGGAAAAACAAAACATCATTTTCGAAGCTTTCCAGCAAGCAGAAGGTTCAACAAGTAGGAAATATGGCGGGACAGGTTTAGGGCTTTCCATCAGCCGTGGTCTTACCGAGTTATTGGGTGGTACAATCGAATTGGAGAGCACATCAGGACAGGGTAGTATATTTACCTTGTATTTACCGGTCGAAAACACAACAGGTGCTGCGTTAAATGAAAGTACATTAAATACCTTTCAGCAACTGCAACAACTATCTAACGGCAATGGAGACATTGATAATTTATTAAACTCTATTCGTATTACTTCTGAAGGAATAGAATCCAAAGGTTTGGTAAATGAAATGATTAACGATGCCGGTGATGATAGGAACAATATTCAACCCCACGATAAAGTAGTATTGATTGTGGAAGATGATTTACGCTTTGGAAAAATATTGGTGGAGAAGGCACGTCAGGAAAAACTGAAAGCAATTGTTGCGGTGAGTTATATTGAGGTTTTTGATTTTGTGAATCGCTTTTCGCCTATTGCCATTACGCTGGATGTAAAACTTCCGGATACAAGTGGTTGGCGTGTACTTGATTTATTGAGAAACGATTTAAGCTACCGCCATATTCCTATTCACCTTATTTCTGGCGAAGAAAATAGAATATTGGCTTTAAAACGTGGAGCACGCAGTTTCCAATTGAAGCCAATAGAGAATGATTCTTTGAATGAACTTTTTGATGACATCATTAAATTTAATGAGAAAGAAGTGAAGCAATTGCTTGTAGTGGAGGATAACCAATTGGAATCATCACAAATTGCTAAAATTTTAAGAGGAGAAAATATTTTGGTAACCATTGTTTCTTCCGCTAAAAAGGCACTTTCAACAATTAAAAAGCAAAGTTTTGATTGTATTATTTTAGACTATACTTTGCCTGATATGTCGGGTGCCGATTTGGTGAAACAGGTATATGACATCAAAGAAAAAAACACACCAATTATTGTTTACTCTGCCAAAGATTTTAACAAGGCAGAAGTGAACATGCTTAATCAAAATTCAAATACAGTGTTATTGAAAGGTGTAAACTCATTGGAGCATTTGCTGGAAGAAACCGTTTTGCATTTACACATCAACCATAAAAATTTGGCAGCTGAAAAAAGAAAAGTAATTGAGAATATCCGAATGAAAGAAGATATTCTTACCGGCAAAAATATTTTGGTAGTGGATGATGATGTTAGAAATTTATTTGCACTAACAACCGTTTTCGAACGTTTCAATATCAATGTAATTACTGCCGAGAGTGGGAAAGAAGCCATTAATATTCTGAATGAAAATCCTGCTATTAATATGGTGTTGATGGATATTATGATGCCTGAAATGGATGGGTATGAAACCACCCAAAAAATAAGGAGAGAGCATAAAAATACATCCTTACCAATTATTGCTGTAACTGCAAAAGCAATGAAAGGCGATAGGCAAAAATGTATTGAAGCAGGAGCTTCAGATTATATTACCAAACCTTTAAAAATTGATCAGCTATTATCGCTTATGCGCGTATGGTTTTATAAATAA
- a CDS encoding response regulator has translation MQQPKILLVDDREDNLMSIETLLETEGYQFTKANSGRQALKILLTEFDFALILMDVKMPSLSGLETASLIYEREKLKHIPIIFITANSYGDENVFKGYRAGAVDYIYKPIKPELLRAKVGVFIDLYRKNHILLAQEQKLITTNKNLEAEINERKISEEKVKALNQQLLESIERLETANKELDRFAFMASHDLQEPLRKIRMFSDRLFSKYEDTFDDEALMYIDRIQKAGERMQALIKDILTFSKISLEKDAFEDCDLNIVMDEVLSDLQSISEAKGATILVENLPSLFVSPGLMRPLFNNLIGNALKYCKKDINPLIKIYADTITFESKKRSGTPDKYWRIYVEDNGIGFEQKYAEQIFGMFKRLHSGSEFEGTGIGLTLCKKIVEEHNGFISAKSKFNEGSTFIISLPFALPPSTVKKGA, from the coding sequence ATGCAACAACCCAAAATATTATTAGTTGACGACCGTGAAGACAATTTAATGTCTATTGAAACCCTTTTGGAAACAGAAGGGTATCAATTTACGAAAGCAAATTCGGGTAGGCAGGCATTAAAAATATTGCTTACCGAGTTTGATTTTGCATTGATATTAATGGATGTGAAAATGCCAAGTTTAAGTGGGCTTGAAACGGCTTCGTTGATTTATGAACGCGAAAAGCTGAAGCACATACCCATTATATTTATTACAGCCAATAGTTATGGTGACGAGAATGTTTTTAAAGGATACAGAGCAGGCGCAGTTGATTATATTTATAAACCCATTAAACCTGAATTGCTTCGCGCTAAAGTAGGCGTTTTTATTGACCTGTACCGAAAGAACCATATACTATTGGCTCAGGAGCAAAAATTAATCACTACCAATAAAAACCTGGAAGCCGAAATTAATGAGCGCAAAATTTCAGAAGAAAAAGTAAAAGCTTTAAACCAGCAGTTATTAGAAAGTATTGAACGTTTAGAAACGGCTAACAAAGAGTTGGATCGTTTTGCATTTATGGCATCACACGATTTGCAAGAGCCTTTGAGGAAAATACGAATGTTTAGTGATAGGTTGTTTTCAAAATATGAAGACACGTTTGATGATGAGGCTTTGATGTATATCGACCGCATTCAGAAAGCAGGGGAACGTATGCAAGCGCTTATCAAAGATATTCTTACCTTCTCTAAAATATCACTCGAAAAAGATGCTTTTGAAGACTGCGATTTAAACATAGTTATGGATGAAGTGCTTTCCGATTTGCAATCCATTTCAGAAGCAAAAGGAGCAACCATTCTGGTGGAGAACCTTCCCTCTTTATTTGTAAGCCCTGGATTAATGAGACCGCTTTTTAATAACTTAATAGGTAATGCGCTTAAATATTGTAAGAAAGATATAAACCCGCTTATTAAAATATACGCAGACACGATTACGTTTGAAAGTAAAAAAAGAAGCGGAACACCCGATAAATACTGGCGTATTTATGTGGAGGATAATGGAATTGGCTTTGAACAAAAATATGCGGAACAGATTTTTGGAATGTTTAAAAGGCTGCATTCAGGTTCTGAGTTTGAAGGAACAGGTATTGGCCTAACGCTCTGTAAAAAAATTGTAGAAGAGCACAATGGTTTTATATCAGCTAAAAGCAAGTTCAATGAAGGGTCAACCTTTATCATTTCTTTGCCGTTTGCATTACCTCCCTCAACGGTAAAAAAAGGCGCTTAG
- a CDS encoding outer membrane beta-barrel protein — MKTNIKKYAIAIALFFSINASNAQAGFSGGLMGGLSMGAVEINDLDQAFSNNIKGDLYGFEAGLYAKFMLDPFYIKPMALYNFRSGSVDYNDASNNSQHSDITLHKLEIPVLLGLHLVGPLNIEAGPVYNYLISVTDRYNSQTVDVGRNGLGYRFGANLELGGLTLGLSYQGAAYTSGSGNASFYEPYKVVLGLGIRLGGAGNEE, encoded by the coding sequence ATGAAAACCAATATTAAAAAATATGCCATTGCTATAGCCTTATTCTTTAGCATTAATGCATCAAATGCACAAGCCGGATTTAGCGGAGGACTAATGGGCGGATTAAGTATGGGAGCCGTTGAAATTAATGACCTTGACCAAGCTTTCTCCAATAATATAAAAGGCGATTTATATGGCTTTGAAGCCGGTTTGTATGCAAAGTTTATGTTAGATCCTTTCTACATTAAACCAATGGCATTATATAATTTCCGCAGTGGCAGTGTAGATTACAATGATGCTTCCAACAACTCGCAACACTCAGATATTACCTTACACAAATTAGAAATTCCGGTATTGCTTGGGCTTCATCTTGTAGGGCCATTAAATATAGAGGCCGGGCCGGTATACAACTATCTTATTTCAGTAACCGACAGGTATAATTCACAAACGGTAGATGTGGGAAGAAATGGTTTAGGTTATCGGTTTGGAGCAAATTTAGAATTAGGAGGGCTTACACTTGGACTTAGTTACCAAGGTGCTGCTTATACTTCCGGTTCAGGAAATGCTTCCTTTTATGAACCATATAAAGTTGTATTAGGTCTTGGAATACGTTTAGGTGGAGCAGGCAATGAGGAATAA
- a CDS encoding DUF1328 domain-containing protein, whose amino-acid sequence MLKWAATFLLIAIVAAIFGFTDIAAGAAGIAKILFFIFLVLMLLVVIFGGMIFKK is encoded by the coding sequence ATGTTAAAATGGGCAGCAACATTTTTATTGATCGCCATAGTGGCGGCAATATTCGGATTCACAGATATCGCAGCAGGCGCAGCAGGAATTGCTAAAATATTATTCTTTATATTTCTAGTGCTTATGCTACTGGTAGTGATTTTTGGAGGAATGATTTTTAAAAAATAA
- a CDS encoding PAS domain S-box protein, with protein sequence MNQEQKKPRPIKEPASDILSGSLLQRSEIKHKHLLSSLPIAVYTCNRDGMIDMYNDAAVELWGREPEIGKDYWCGSWKIFRPDGSSMPADECPMAIALKEGRKVSGVEIIIERPDGDRRFVVPHPEPIFDNEGNVTGAVNTLIDITTQKQLGIALEDKLEKRVTERTTALKKKTVDLIESEERYHKMIDEVQDYAILMLDQTGVIINWNKGVQKIKGYAANEIVGKNFSIFYKEEDQISGLPNRLLKEARENGRALHEGWRVRKDGTFFWGSITITALHNNENEVIGYTKVTRDLTERKNAEEHLNAQAAELFRKNAELKSQKEFVEVILNSSVDIIAVFDKELRYVSLNKQAIDVYKRNDLVGKKVNDAFPQVIESGMYADLLKALEGETIQNFSYQSKVLNKYFENYYIPLKNDFQEIYGVLAIGHDNSTILEAAEKVKIANAELEKKNKELERSNDSLEQFAYVSSHDLQEPLRKIQTFSDLIMTRINEPGFKPDEYLTKINASANRMSLLINDLLNFSRLSKADDLHEKVDLEEVLDQITDDFELLIKQKNAVIKKSALPIIEAIPIQMNQLFYNMISNALKFSEKDPVISISGKIIDGELISAIPQLDASKSYLHLNFKDNGIGFDQAFASQIFTIFQRLNNYQKYNGNGIGLAICKKIVDNHGGYITALSKINSGTSFDIYLPV encoded by the coding sequence ATGAACCAGGAGCAAAAGAAACCAAGGCCCATTAAGGAACCAGCCTCCGATATATTAAGTGGATCGCTATTACAGAGAAGTGAAATAAAACACAAACACTTGTTATCAAGTTTGCCTATTGCTGTATATACCTGTAACAGAGATGGGATGATTGATATGTATAACGATGCGGCTGTGGAATTATGGGGACGTGAGCCTGAAATAGGAAAAGACTATTGGTGCGGTTCATGGAAAATATTTCGTCCGGATGGTTCATCAATGCCAGCAGATGAGTGCCCCATGGCCATTGCTTTAAAAGAAGGAAGAAAAGTAAGCGGGGTTGAAATTATTATTGAACGTCCGGATGGGGATAGAAGATTTGTGGTACCTCACCCAGAACCTATTTTTGATAATGAGGGAAATGTTACCGGTGCAGTAAACACTTTAATTGATATTACCACCCAAAAACAACTGGGCATAGCACTGGAAGATAAGCTTGAAAAAAGAGTAACAGAACGTACTACAGCATTAAAGAAGAAAACAGTTGACCTTATAGAAAGTGAAGAACGTTATCATAAAATGATTGATGAGGTTCAGGACTATGCTATACTTATGTTAGACCAAACTGGAGTTATTATTAACTGGAATAAAGGTGTTCAAAAAATAAAAGGATACGCTGCAAACGAAATTGTAGGGAAAAACTTTTCTATTTTTTACAAAGAAGAGGATCAGATAAGCGGACTACCCAATAGATTATTAAAGGAAGCAAGAGAAAACGGAAGAGCATTACATGAAGGTTGGCGTGTACGAAAAGACGGAACTTTTTTTTGGGGAAGTATTACTATTACCGCTTTACACAACAACGAAAATGAGGTTATTGGCTATACCAAAGTAACCCGCGATTTGACTGAACGAAAAAACGCGGAAGAACATTTGAATGCCCAAGCTGCTGAGTTATTCAGAAAAAATGCAGAACTTAAATCGCAGAAAGAATTTGTAGAAGTTATTCTAAATTCTTCTGTTGATATTATTGCTGTGTTTGATAAAGAATTAAGATATGTTTCGCTCAATAAACAAGCAATAGATGTTTATAAAAGAAACGACCTTGTAGGTAAAAAGGTAAACGATGCATTTCCTCAAGTAATAGAGTCAGGTATGTATGCTGATTTGCTTAAAGCCCTTGAGGGAGAAACTATTCAAAATTTTTCTTACCAGTCAAAAGTGTTAAACAAGTATTTTGAAAACTATTATATCCCGTTAAAAAATGATTTTCAGGAAATATATGGCGTGCTTGCCATTGGGCATGATAACTCAACCATACTAGAAGCAGCCGAAAAGGTAAAAATTGCCAATGCTGAATTAGAGAAAAAAAACAAAGAGTTGGAGCGCAGCAACGATAGTCTTGAACAATTTGCCTACGTATCGAGCCATGATTTACAAGAACCTTTGAGAAAAATTCAAACCTTTTCTGATCTTATCATGACAAGGATAAATGAGCCTGGTTTTAAACCGGATGAATACCTGACTAAAATTAATGCTTCAGCAAATCGTATGTCCTTATTGATTAACGACCTGCTAAACTTTTCACGTTTGAGCAAAGCTGATGATTTGCATGAAAAAGTAGACCTTGAAGAGGTATTGGATCAGATAACGGATGACTTTGAATTACTCATCAAACAAAAAAACGCGGTGATTAAAAAATCAGCTCTTCCTATTATAGAAGCTATCCCTATTCAGATGAATCAGCTTTTTTATAATATGATAAGCAATGCCTTGAAATTTTCTGAAAAGGACCCTGTTATTTCTATTAGCGGGAAAATAATTGATGGGGAACTTATCTCTGCTATACCACAACTGGATGCATCAAAAAGCTACTTACACTTAAATTTTAAAGACAACGGAATTGGTTTTGACCAAGCCTTCGCATCTCAAATTTTCACTATTTTTCAAAGGTTAAACAATTATCAAAAATACAATGGTAATGGAATTGGCTTAGCCATTTGCAAAAAAATAGTAGATAACCATGGTGGTTATATTACTGCTTTAAGCAAAATAAACAGTGGTACCTCTTTTGATATTTATCTTCCGGTTTAA
- a CDS encoding low affinity iron permease family protein encodes MKKQKTVFKKNAFEQFAFVATKAAGSTAAFACAAGLILAWLISGPLFGFSDTWQLVINTGTTIITFLMVFLIQKTQNKDSIVIQVKLNELVAADGFASNRIIDVEDLTEQELNILHQYYRELAEMTKKATDIRSSHSVEEARSKHEMKMKKASFSPLKKTANSAYKKHKPKPEVISPDKIIKKAETQSVKTHAPNK; translated from the coding sequence ATGAAAAAACAGAAAACAGTTTTCAAAAAAAACGCATTTGAGCAGTTTGCTTTTGTGGCAACTAAAGCAGCAGGAAGTACCGCTGCATTTGCATGTGCGGCAGGCCTTATATTGGCATGGCTAATTAGTGGGCCTTTATTTGGTTTCTCTGATACATGGCAACTTGTTATTAATACAGGTACAACCATTATTACTTTTCTGATGGTATTTCTTATTCAGAAAACACAAAACAAAGACTCTATTGTAATTCAGGTTAAACTAAATGAATTAGTTGCCGCTGATGGTTTTGCAAGCAACCGCATTATTGATGTAGAAGACCTTACCGAACAAGAGTTAAACATACTGCATCAGTATTACCGGGAACTGGCAGAGATGACAAAAAAAGCAACTGATATAAGAAGCTCTCACTCTGTAGAAGAAGCCAGAAGTAAGCATGAGATGAAGATGAAGAAGGCAAGTTTCAGCCCACTTAAAAAAACAGCAAATTCAGCATACAAAAAGCATAAGCCAAAACCTGAAGTTATTTCGCCTGATAAAATTATAAAAAAAGCCGAGACCCAATCAGTTAAAACACACGCTCCAAACAAATAG